The Mycobacteriales bacterium genome contains the following window.
CGGCGACCAGCGGGAAGGCGGCGGCGATCTGGCCGGCCTGCCCGATCAGCCCGGTCAGCTGGGTGATCAGCGGCGCCCGCCGGGCCGGGAACCAGGCCGGGATCAGTCGCAGCACGCTGATGAACGTCATCGCGTCCCCGGCGCCGACGAGCACGCGGGCGGCGATGCCGGTGTGCACGCTGCCGGCCCGAGCCATGAGCAGCTGGCCGGCGGCCATGAACAGGGCGCCCGCGACGATCATGCGGCGCGAGCCGATCCGGTCCAGCACCATGCCGACGGGCACCTGCATGATCGCGTACACGCCGAGCTGGACGACGCCGAAGAGGGAGAGCACGGCCGCGGTCGTGCCGAAGCGCTGCTGCGCGTCGAGGCCGGAGACCCCGAGCGACGCCCGGTGGAACACCGCCACCGTGTACGCGAAGACTCCCAGTCCCCACATCAACCAGGCCCGCCGCGCAACTGTCCCCACGGCGCCCGGCAACGCAGCGCGGTCCCGCCTCCATCCGAGACCTTCGCCACATACGCCCGTACGGAGTATTTCAACCGAGCAGTAGGCCTAGCTATGGTTCGGACACCTGACGAGATGACCGCCCCGGCGGAGAGCGGCACCCCGACCTCAGGCGCTACACCCGCGCCACCGGGAGGTCCCCGTGCGTCCGTTCGCCCGCACCCTCACCGCGCTCGCCCTCGGCATCGGGCTGGCCGCCGTCCCGGCCATGGCCGGCCCGGCCGGCGCGTTCGCCGCCCCGAGCACCGACTACGTCGCCCTCGGCGACTCGTACTCGGCCGGGACCGGCACCAACGACTACGACCTGAACGCCTCCTGCCAGCGCTCGTCGCTGTCGTACCCGGCGCTCTGGGCGGCCCAGCAGGGCACGGCCAGCTTCACGTTCGCGGCCTGCTCGGGCGCGACCACGAGCGACGTACGCGGTTCCCAGCTCGCCGGCCTCGACACCGGCACCGACCTGGTCACGATCACGATCGGCGGCAACGACGCCGGGTTCGTCGCCACCGTGCTGGCCTGCCGCCTCGGCACCGACTCGGCCTGCTTCACCGCCCTGGACGCGGCGGCGGCGTTCATCCGGACGGTGCTGCCGGGCCGGCTGGACGCGACCTACCGCGACATCAGGACCCGGGCTCCGAACGCACGCCTGGTCGTCCTGGGCTACCCGCACCTGTACGCGACGGGCAGCTGCTTCCTGGAGATCAGCAACGCCCGGCGGACCCGGATCAACGCGGTCGCCGACACGCTGGCCTCGGTCACGGCCCAGCGGGCGGCCGCAGCCGGTGGCACGTACCTGGACGCACGGGCGGCCTACGCCGGGCACGAGGTCTGCAGCGGCTCGGCCTGGCTGAACGGCACGACGCTGCCGATCACCGACTCGTACCACCCGAACCGGTCCGGCTATGCGCTGGCCTACCTGCCGCTGCTGCGCGGCACCGCGACCTGATCCCGATCGGTCCGCCGTGGGTGGGTGTCACAACCACCCGCGGCGGACCGCCTCCACTCCGGCCTGGAACCGGCTGGACGCCTCCAGGCGGATGAGGATGTCGGCCACGTGCCGCCGGTACGTCCGGTCGGAGATGCCCAGCTGCCGGGCCGCGGCCTCGTCCTTCACGCCGCTGCTCATGAGCATCAGCACGGAGCGGTCGAGCTCGGAGGCGGCCGGGGCGCCGGCCTTGAGGGCCTCGTCCATGTCCTGGGCGCCGGCCCAGAGCGACTCGAACAGCATCACCAGGTTCGCGGTGATGGCCGGCTCCCGCACGACGAGCGCGCCGGCGACCGGACGCCTCGGGTCGACCGGCAGGAAGGACACGGTGCGGTCGAAGATGACCAGCCGGTGCGGCAGCGTGTCGGCGATCCGGACGTCGGCGCCGTGATCGCGCATCATCCGCATGTAGTCGCGCATCGGCACGTCGGCCAACTGACGGCGGGTGTAGAGGGTCCGGAACCGGACTCCGCGCTTGAGCACGGCCAGGTCGTAGTCGGCGGCATCGGCCAGCAGCTCGGCCGCCAGCGGCTCCCCCGGCACGACGTTGAGCGCCTCCTGGTAGCAGCGCGCGAACAGCTCGTGCAGCACGTCGAGGACCTGGGCGTGGTCGTCGATCCGGCGGACCTCGCGCTCCGCGGACGGGTGGGTCTCGGTGCCGCGGACCAGCCGGGACAGCTCGGCCCGGGCCTCCAGCAGCTGGTGCTCGCGGCGGGTGATCTCGGCCTGCTCCAGCGACAGCAGCGCATCCAGCGCGACGTCGGGGTTGATCGGCACGTAGATCCGCCCGGGCGCACGCTCGGCCACCAGCGAGAGGGAGACCAACCGGTTCAGCGCCTGGCGCACGTCGGCGCCGGAGACCTCCAGGGTCACCGCGAGGGCGTCGAGATCGGCATCGGGGTTGGCGAGCATGGCTCGGTAGACGGACTCCGACAGACCGTCCACGCCGAGGATCTCCAACGCCACCGACTGCCGCTTTCCGCTCGAGGTACGCGACAGACCCTAACCGGCCGGGCGGATGCGGACAACGCGGCCCGAGCAGGGTCGCAGACGTGCCCCGGGGCGGAGGCAGTGACCGAGGTCCGGGCCGGCCGGGCGGGGACACGCCCGGCCGTGC
Protein-coding sequences here:
- a CDS encoding SGNH/GDSL hydrolase family protein — translated: MRPFARTLTALALGIGLAAVPAMAGPAGAFAAPSTDYVALGDSYSAGTGTNDYDLNASCQRSSLSYPALWAAQQGTASFTFAACSGATTSDVRGSQLAGLDTGTDLVTITIGGNDAGFVATVLACRLGTDSACFTALDAAAAFIRTVLPGRLDATYRDIRTRAPNARLVVLGYPHLYATGSCFLEISNARRTRINAVADTLASVTAQRAAAAGGTYLDARAAYAGHEVCSGSAWLNGTTLPITDSYHPNRSGYALAYLPLLRGTAT